The nucleotide window GCGCCGCTGCCTGAACGGGAAAGGCCGCCTGCTGAAGTCGCCCACCGAAAGCCGCTGGGTTTCGCTCATGCCCCAGCACCAGCAGGTGCAGCTCTCTACCTCGGCGCTGGCCCTCCAGCCCAGCGGCGCCCTGAAGGGCACCACCCACTGGGAATGGAATGGCTACGAAGGCACCTCGGCCCGCATGACCGAGCCCAAGGAATTGGTTACCCAGTTGCAACATCAGCTGGGCGATGATACCACCCCGCCCTCCGCGGCCCAGTGGAAAAACCAGCAGGACCCTACCCGCCCACTACAGCTGGATCTGCCCCTGGTGCTGGAAGGAGCCGACGACAAGCCCGCTACCCTCTACCTGACCCCCCTGCTGCGCCTGGGCCTGAGCACAAACCCGTTCCGGTCGGAAAGCCGCTTTTTCCCGGTTGATTTTGGCGTTACCCGCGACGAAACGCACCAGCTCAGCATTACGCTGCCGGCGGGAATGGCCGTGGCGGAGAAGCCCCAGAGCCTTACCCTGGCCCTGCCCGAAAACGGTGGCAAGTTCTATTATAGCTGCACCCAGGAAGGCAATAAAGTGCAGTTTGTGAGCCGGCTGCAGCTAACCAAAGTGCAGTACAGCGCGGCGGAGTATACGGCTCTGCGGGAGTTCTACACCCGCATTGTGGCCAAGCATGCCGAGCCGCTGGTGCTCAGCACCGCCGCCCGTCCCTAGTCAGCAATTCTACCGCCACACCTACTTCTCCCTTTATGATACTACGTGTACTTTCTCTTACCGGCCTGGCCCTGAGCCTGGGTTGCGCAACAGCCCGATCAGCCCACGCGCAGGCCGACCCTATCAAGTTTGGCAAGCTCGAATTGAAAGACTTCGATGCGAAAAACTTTGCCGCCGATACCGCCGCCGAGGCCGTGGTGATGGCCGATTACGGCCGGACGCATTTTGAGTATGCGCAGAACGACTTTAAAGTGGTGTTTGAACGCACCACGCGAATCAAAATCCTCAAAAAGTCGGGCTACGACTGGGCTACGGTTAAAATCCCCCTATATAAGACCAACGGCAACGAAGAGCGGGTCGGTGGCCTGCGCGGCTTTACCTACAACCTGGTGAATGGCCAGCTGGTAAAGGAAAAACTGGAGTCGACGGGCGTATTCACGGAGCAGCAGGATGCCAACCGCTCCACCCGCAAGTTTACCCTGCCCAACGTAAAGGAAGGCTCCGTGGTGGAATACACCTACATGGTGTCGTCGGATTTCCTCTTTAACCTGCAGGACTGGCAGTTTCAGCGCTCCATCCCGGTACGCTGGAGCGAGTACCGGGTCAGCATCCCGGAGTATTTCGACTATCGACTGTCGATGCAGGGCTACGAGCCCCTGGAAGTAAGCGAGCAGAGCTCCGGCACGGTTCAGTTTACGATACGGGACCGGAATGAAATGGAAACCGTAACCCCGTCCACCAAGATCTACCGCTGGGCTATGAAGGACGTGCCCGCCTTCCGCCAGGAGCCCTTCATTACCACGGTGCAGGATTATGTGGCCCGCGTCGATTTTGAGCTGAAAGGCACCCGCTTTCCCCAGCAGGGCTACACGCAGCAGATGGGCAGCTGGACCAAAATCAACTCGGAGCTGCTTTCATCCGATAACTTTGGCGCCCAGATCGGCCGCACCGGCTTTCTGAAAGCGGAAATGGCGGCCATCATGGCCAAGCACACCGAGCCCCTGGCCCGCGCGGCCGCCGTGCACCAGCTGGTGCGCACCAATATGCAGTACAACGACCACGACCGGATGTATAGCAACGGCGTGCGGAAGGCCTACGAGCTGCACAGTGGCACTGCCGCCGATATCAACCTGCTGCTGATCGGGCTGCTGCGCGACGCGGGCCTGACGGCCACGCCCGTTATCCTGAGCACCCGCGACAACGGCCGCCTCGACATAGCCTCTCCGATGGTTAGCCGCTGCAACTACGTGCTGGCGGCCTTGACGCTGCCCGGCCAAACCCAGCCCCTGCTGCTGGATGCCACCCAGAAACAAGCCGACTTTGGGATGCTGCCGGAGCGCGTGCTCAACACCCAGGGCCACCTGGTAACCGAGAAAAACCAGGAGGACCACTGGCTGACTATCAGCTCACCCCAACGCTACGTGCACTTCCAGACGGCCCAGTTGCAGTTGGACAGCCGGGGCGGCTGGAAAGGCAAAATCCACGACGAGCACGGCGGCTACCAGGCCCTCAACGCCCGGGCCACGCTGCAACGGCTAGGCGAGAAGAAGTACATCGAAACCACCTACATCAAAGGCAAGGAAGGCTGGTCGGTGCCCAAGTACACGGTGCAGCAGGCCGATGCGCTGGCCAAGCCGCTGGCCGTAGACATGGAAGCTGGAGGTAGCCGGGGATAATGAGCCGGCGGGCACCCTCTACCTCAGCCCGATGCAGAACTTCGGGGAAGAAGAAAACCCGTTCCGCCTGGCCGACCGCCGCTTCCCGGTTGATTTTGGCGCCGGCCACGACGAGACGCTTATGCTCACCTTCACCCTGCCCGAAGGCTACGAGGTGGAAGAGCTGCCCAAAAATGCCGCCGTGGCGCTGCCCGACAACGGGGGCCGCTTCCAGTACCTGATAAACCCAACGCCGGGCGGCCTGCAGGTGGTAAGCCGCATTTCCTTTACCAAAGCCGCTTACTCGGCCGAGGAGTACGCCAACCTGCGCGAGTTCTACAGCCTGATTGTGGCCAAGCACGCCGAGCGTATCGTCCTGAAAAAGAAATCCTAAGATGAAAGGCTTCTGCTTATTGTCCGCCGCGCTGCTGGCCTCTACGGCTGCCTGGGCCGGCGCTCCGCCCAAGTACCCGGCTGCTACCATTCCCGACGCGCTGCGCGAAAATGCCCACGCCGTAGTGCGCCTCTACGACCAAACGTTCACGGTGAAGTCGGCGGGGCAGGCGGTGAATACGCTGCGCTACGCCATTACCATTCTGGATGCCGACGGCGACGACTACGCCGTGGACCAGGTCGGCTACGACAAGTTCACGAGCATCAACTACCTGAAAGGCGCCGTGTACGATGCCGAGGGCAAGCTGCTGCGCACCCTGCGCTCCGCCGACGTGCGCGACGTGAGCATCACCTCCGACATCAGCATTGCCGAGGACAACCGCGCCCGCATTGCCAATCTGCAGCAGGGCCGCTACCCCTACACGGTGGAGTTTGAGGAAGAGTACACCACGTCCAACACCCTGTTTTACCCCGTCTGGATGCCCGTGCTGGCCACGCACCTGGGCGTGGAACAGTCCCAGTTTCGGGTGAAGATGCCCGCCAGCCTGCCGGCCCTCCGCTACCGCGAGGTAAACCTGCCGGCCGGCAGCCAAGACAAGCAAACCACCGAAGGCAACTACACGGTGCACGCCTGGAGCATCGTCAATGTGCCCGCCTTCGAGCCCGAGTCGTACAGCCTGCCGCTGCGGGAGCTGCTGCCTGCCGTATATACTGCCCCGGCCACCTTTGAGGTGCAGAACCACGCCGGCGACCTGACTTCCTGGGAGGGATTCGGCAGCAGTGGGAGTACCAGCTGAACGAAGGACGGGGCGAGCTGCCTGCCGCCCAGCTTACGCGCATGCAGGAGCTGGCCCAGCGCGTGCCCGACGTGCGCGAGCGGGTGCGGCAGGTGTACGAGTATCTGCAGGCCAATACCCGCTACATTTCCATTCAGCTGGGCCTGGGCGGCTGGCAGACCATTCCGGCCACCGAGGTAGCGGCCAAAGGCTACGGCGACTGTAAAGCCCTGTCGAACTACGGCATGGCTTTGCTGAAAGCGGCCGGCGTGCCCTCCTACTGCGCCCTGGCCGGGGCCGACCGCCCGGACATCCGGACGGACTTTCCCAGCAACCAGTTCAACCACATGATTTTGTGCGTGCCCCTGCAACAGGCCGCCCGCGCCGATACCGTGTGGCTGGAATGCACGTCCCAGACCACGCCCTTCAACTACCTGAGCGACTTTACGGCCGGACGCCACGTGCTGCTGCTTACGCCGGCGGGCGGCAAGCTGGTGCGCACCCCGGTGTATAAAGCCACCGACAACACCCAGTTCCGCCGGGCCGAGCTGCGCCTTGATGACCAGGGCAACGCCACCGCCACGGTGCGCACCCGCACGGCCGCCCTGCAGCAGGACGATCTGGCTCAGGTGTTTCACAACCTCACGCCCGACGACCAGAAAAAGCGCGCCTACCGCCAGATTTCCGTGCCCAGCTTCACCATCAGCCGCTATACCCT belongs to Hymenobacter sp. J193 and includes:
- a CDS encoding DUF3857 domain-containing protein, with the protein product MILRVLSLTGLALSLGCATARSAHAQADPIKFGKLELKDFDAKNFAADTAAEAVVMADYGRTHFEYAQNDFKVVFERTTRIKILKKSGYDWATVKIPLYKTNGNEERVGGLRGFTYNLVNGQLVKEKLESTGVFTEQQDANRSTRKFTLPNVKEGSVVEYTYMVSSDFLFNLQDWQFQRSIPVRWSEYRVSIPEYFDYRLSMQGYEPLEVSEQSSGTVQFTIRDRNEMETVTPSTKIYRWAMKDVPAFRQEPFITTVQDYVARVDFELKGTRFPQQGYTQQMGSWTKINSELLSSDNFGAQIGRTGFLKAEMAAIMAKHTEPLARAAAVHQLVRTNMQYNDHDRMYSNGVRKAYELHSGTAADINLLLIGLLRDAGLTATPVILSTRDNGRLDIASPMVSRCNYVLAALTLPGQTQPLLLDATQKQADFGMLPERVLNTQGHLVTEKNQEDHWLTISSPQRYVHFQTAQLQLDSRGGWKGKIHDEHGGYQALNARATLQRLGEKKYIETTYIKGKEGWSVPKYTVQQADALAKPLAVDMEAGGSRG
- a CDS encoding transglutaminase domain-containing protein, giving the protein MQELAQRVPDVRERVRQVYEYLQANTRYISIQLGLGGWQTIPATEVAAKGYGDCKALSNYGMALLKAAGVPSYCALAGADRPDIRTDFPSNQFNHMILCVPLQQAARADTVWLECTSQTTPFNYLSDFTAGRHVLLLTPAGGKLVRTPVYKATDNTQFRRAELRLDDQGNATATVRTRTAALQQDDLAQVFHNLTPDDQKKRAYRQISVPSFTISRYTLKTGATLPVPVMVENLELSLPRYATVSGKRVFVVPNVLNQSGAPAPQLGERKTDVWQSFAYLDADTVQLTTPTGFRPENLPAPVQVSTAFGTYSAQLQALPDGTIQYIRRLQMNRGRFPKADYPAYLDFRRRINKADKTPLVFLKNDV
- a CDS encoding DUF3857 domain-containing protein, with amino-acid sequence MKGFCLLSAALLASTAAWAGAPPKYPAATIPDALRENAHAVVRLYDQTFTVKSAGQAVNTLRYAITILDADGDDYAVDQVGYDKFTSINYLKGAVYDAEGKLLRTLRSADVRDVSITSDISIAEDNRARIANLQQGRYPYTVEFEEEYTTSNTLFYPVWMPVLATHLGVEQSQFRVKMPASLPALRYREVNLPAGSQDKQTTEGNYTVHAWSIVNVPAFEPESYSLPLRELLPAVYTAPATFEVQNHAGDLTSWEGFGSSGSTS